In Marisediminicola antarctica, one DNA window encodes the following:
- a CDS encoding metal ABC transporter ATP-binding protein — protein MLWKGLNLELKAGEFLAVLGPNGTGKTSLLKTILGQQSLTSGTIELLGGPVARGSRNIGYIPQQKLLDDGTPLRARDLVALGINGHQWGLPLSTRALRERVDSILDSVGATAFANVPVATLSGGEQQRVRVGQAIAGNPRILLCDEPLLSLDLNHQRAVSELIDSKRRELNTAVVFVTHDVNPILSMVDRVLYLAGGMFRIGTPDEVMRSEVLSYMYDTPVEVIRSRGRIIVVGAPDGYGAHDHDLHHVGEGHH, from the coding sequence ATGCTCTGGAAGGGCCTCAACCTCGAGCTGAAGGCTGGCGAGTTCCTCGCGGTGCTCGGCCCGAACGGCACCGGCAAGACCAGCCTGCTCAAGACGATCCTCGGCCAGCAGTCGCTCACCTCCGGCACCATTGAACTGCTTGGCGGGCCAGTCGCCCGCGGCAGTCGGAACATCGGCTACATTCCCCAGCAGAAGCTCCTCGACGACGGCACGCCGCTCCGCGCCCGAGACCTCGTCGCCCTCGGCATCAATGGACACCAGTGGGGACTGCCGCTCTCGACCCGGGCGCTGCGCGAGCGGGTCGACTCGATCCTCGACTCGGTCGGGGCCACCGCATTCGCGAACGTCCCGGTCGCGACGCTCTCGGGAGGCGAGCAGCAGCGCGTCCGGGTCGGTCAGGCCATCGCGGGCAATCCGCGAATCCTGCTCTGCGACGAGCCGCTGCTGTCACTCGACCTCAACCACCAGCGTGCCGTGAGTGAGCTCATCGATTCCAAGCGCCGCGAGCTCAACACTGCGGTGGTTTTCGTGACGCACGACGTGAACCCGATCCTCTCCATGGTCGACCGGGTGCTCTACCTCGCCGGCGGGATGTTCCGCATCGGGACCCCCGACGAGGTCATGCGCAGCGAGGTGCTCTCGTACATGTACGACACCCCCGTCGAGGTCATTCGCAGCCGCGGCCGGATCATCGTCGTGGGTGCCCCCGACGGCTATGGGGCGCACGACCACGACCTCCACCACGTGGGAGAGGGACACCACTGA
- a CDS encoding metal ABC transporter permease, translating into MGDIFDFSNYGELLLLVQNSIYAGALLGVVGGLIGVFVMMRDLPFAVHGISELSFAGAAAALLLGANVVIGSTIGSLLAALLIGVLGVRARERNSIIAVLMPFGLGLGILFLALYEGRSANKFGLLTGQIVSVDNEQLGLLIGISVLVVIGLMIMWRPLTFASVDADVARARGLPVRALSVAFMILLGLAVAVSIQVVGALLVMALLVTPAAAAMRVTSSPLLTPLLSVVFAVVAMVGGILLALGGGLPISPFVTTISFLIYVVCRIVGARMPKARRSGEPSGVVFAGTSAAVLPR; encoded by the coding sequence ATGGGCGACATCTTCGACTTCTCCAACTATGGCGAACTGCTCCTGCTCGTGCAGAACTCGATCTACGCCGGCGCCCTCCTGGGTGTCGTCGGTGGCCTCATCGGCGTCTTCGTGATGATGCGCGACCTGCCGTTCGCGGTGCACGGCATCAGCGAGCTCTCCTTTGCGGGGGCCGCGGCCGCCCTTCTGCTCGGTGCCAACGTCGTGATCGGGTCGACGATTGGATCGCTCCTGGCCGCGCTGCTGATCGGCGTGCTGGGCGTACGGGCGAGGGAACGCAACTCGATCATCGCCGTGCTCATGCCGTTCGGCCTCGGCCTCGGCATCCTGTTCCTCGCCCTCTATGAGGGGCGCAGCGCCAACAAGTTCGGCCTGCTCACCGGGCAGATCGTCTCCGTCGACAACGAGCAGCTCGGCCTGTTGATCGGCATTTCGGTGCTCGTCGTCATCGGGCTCATGATCATGTGGCGTCCGCTGACCTTCGCGAGCGTGGACGCGGATGTCGCCAGGGCGCGCGGCCTGCCCGTCAGGGCGCTGTCGGTCGCCTTCATGATCCTGCTCGGCCTCGCGGTCGCAGTGTCGATCCAGGTGGTCGGGGCCCTGCTCGTGATGGCGCTCCTCGTGACACCGGCGGCCGCCGCGATGCGCGTGACCTCGTCACCGCTGCTCACACCGCTGCTCAGCGTCGTGTTCGCAGTCGTGGCGATGGTCGGCGGCATCCTCCTCGCGCTCGGTGGCGGCCTGCCGATCAGCCCGTTCGTCACCACGATCTCGTTCCTCATCTACGTCGTCTGCCGCATCGTCGGGGCCCGGATGCCGAAGGCGAGACGCTCGGGAGAACCGTCCGGTGTCGTGTTCGCCGGGACGAGCGCCGCGGTGCTGCCGCGTTAG
- a CDS encoding Fur family transcriptional regulator, whose translation MKRNTWQREAVREALGSNEGFVSAQGLHSSLREAGSSIGLATVYRALADLATEGEADSLQSDQGKSLYRACTPGQHHHHLICRNCGLTVEIEADAVEAWAHTVASDNGFTQASHIVDVFGLCASCSASPAALAHGA comes from the coding sequence ATGAAGCGGAACACCTGGCAACGCGAAGCCGTGCGCGAAGCGCTCGGCAGCAACGAGGGGTTCGTCAGCGCGCAGGGCCTCCACTCGAGCCTGCGCGAGGCGGGATCCTCGATTGGGCTCGCGACCGTGTACCGCGCCCTCGCGGACCTCGCCACCGAGGGCGAGGCGGACTCGCTGCAGTCCGACCAGGGCAAGAGCCTGTACCGCGCCTGCACCCCCGGCCAGCACCACCACCACCTGATCTGCCGCAACTGCGGTCTCACGGTTGAGATCGAGGCGGATGCCGTGGAGGCGTGGGCGCACACGGTCGCCTCCGACAACGGCTTCACCCAGGCCAGCCACATCGTCGACGTCTTCGGCCTCTGCGCGAGCTGCAGCGCCTCACCCGCTGCGCTCGCCCACGGGGCTTAA
- the ppsA gene encoding phosphoenolpyruvate synthase → MRDQHVVWFEDISLGDIPQVGGKNASLGEMVGALAASGVQVPPGFATTADSYRAFLVAGDLEPAIRDLLERYRLGDASLRVTGAAIRELFLDSQFPEDIADDIRTAYRTLADRAGIDNPPVAVRSSATAEDLPDASFAGQQETFLNVRGVRDLLDTCRRCYASLFTDRAISYREAKGFDHLEVALSIGIQRMVRSDVGGSGVMFSIDTDTGFPNAIVISAAWGLGETVVQGTVDPDKYLVFTPLLADAGVTPIIEKTVGGKASKMVYGAGGSARIRLVDTTERERRALVLDDSEIVQLARWAAIVAEHYGRPMDMEWAKDGLTGELFLVQARPETVQAGKAADRFTVHRLVESGRVLVTGAAIGESIAVGEACVIRSSADIEKFRDGAILVTEMTDPDWVPIMRRAAGIVTDHGGATSHAAIVSRELGVPAIVGTGTATVDLAEGSTITLSCAEGDEGHVYEGALAFETEEVDLGDVPRTRTRVMVNVASPAAAFQWWRLPADGVGLARMEFIINNLIKVHPMALVHPERVAQKDRELITELSRGFAGPQDYFVQTLARGIAKLAAPYYPNPVIVRLSDFKTNEYAHLIGGGVFERAEENPMLGFRGASRYYDPRYREGFALECRALKRVREHMGFTNVIVMVPFCRTPAEADRVLETMAQNGLVRGENGLKVYMMCEIPSNVILAELFATRFDGFSIGSNDLTQLVLGVDRDSEELAGLFDERDEAVTRSISEAIRKAHEAGIPIGICGQGPSNHPDFAAFLVREGIDSISLNPDSFLRTVHLIADAETATLQAAR, encoded by the coding sequence ATGCGCGATCAGCACGTGGTCTGGTTCGAGGACATCTCACTGGGAGACATCCCGCAGGTGGGAGGCAAGAACGCGTCGCTGGGAGAGATGGTCGGCGCGCTCGCCGCGAGCGGGGTTCAGGTTCCCCCCGGGTTCGCCACGACGGCGGATTCCTATCGGGCCTTCCTCGTCGCGGGCGACCTCGAACCGGCAATTCGAGACCTGCTGGAGCGCTACCGGCTGGGCGACGCGTCGTTGCGGGTGACCGGGGCGGCGATCCGCGAACTCTTCCTCGACAGCCAGTTCCCCGAGGACATCGCCGACGACATCCGCACGGCCTATCGAACCCTCGCCGACCGGGCCGGAATCGACAACCCGCCCGTCGCCGTGCGCAGCAGCGCCACCGCCGAGGACCTGCCCGACGCGAGCTTCGCCGGGCAGCAGGAGACCTTCCTGAACGTCCGCGGAGTGCGCGATCTGCTCGACACCTGCCGCCGCTGCTACGCCTCGCTGTTCACCGACCGGGCGATCAGCTATCGCGAGGCAAAGGGCTTCGACCACCTCGAGGTCGCCCTCTCGATCGGCATCCAGCGCATGGTGCGGTCGGATGTCGGGGGGTCGGGGGTCATGTTCTCGATCGATACCGACACGGGGTTCCCGAACGCGATCGTCATCAGTGCCGCCTGGGGGCTCGGCGAGACGGTGGTGCAGGGCACAGTCGATCCGGACAAGTACCTCGTCTTCACCCCGTTGCTCGCGGATGCGGGGGTGACCCCGATCATCGAGAAGACCGTCGGCGGCAAGGCGAGCAAGATGGTCTACGGCGCAGGCGGCAGCGCACGCATACGCCTCGTCGATACGACCGAGCGGGAGCGCCGCGCGCTCGTTCTCGACGACAGCGAGATCGTGCAGCTCGCGCGCTGGGCGGCGATCGTAGCCGAGCACTACGGCCGCCCGATGGACATGGAGTGGGCCAAGGACGGACTCACCGGCGAGCTGTTCCTCGTGCAGGCGCGGCCGGAGACCGTGCAGGCGGGCAAGGCGGCCGACCGGTTCACCGTGCATCGCCTCGTTGAGTCCGGGCGGGTGCTCGTGACCGGCGCAGCAATCGGCGAATCGATCGCGGTGGGCGAGGCCTGTGTCATCCGCAGCTCCGCCGACATCGAGAAATTCCGCGACGGCGCCATTCTGGTCACCGAAATGACCGACCCGGACTGGGTTCCGATCATGAGGCGCGCGGCGGGAATCGTCACTGACCACGGCGGGGCGACGAGCCACGCGGCGATCGTCAGCCGGGAGCTCGGGGTGCCGGCCATTGTCGGCACGGGGACGGCGACGGTCGACCTCGCGGAGGGGTCGACGATCACGCTCTCCTGCGCGGAGGGAGACGAGGGGCACGTGTACGAGGGCGCACTCGCGTTCGAGACCGAGGAGGTCGATTTGGGCGACGTCCCGCGCACCCGGACGCGGGTCATGGTCAACGTCGCGAGCCCGGCAGCGGCGTTCCAGTGGTGGCGCCTCCCCGCCGACGGCGTCGGGCTGGCACGGATGGAATTCATCATCAACAACCTCATCAAGGTGCACCCGATGGCGCTCGTGCACCCGGAGCGGGTCGCGCAGAAGGATCGCGAGCTGATCACCGAGCTCAGCCGCGGCTTCGCGGGTCCGCAGGACTATTTCGTGCAGACGCTCGCCCGCGGCATCGCCAAGCTCGCGGCGCCGTACTACCCGAATCCCGTGATCGTGCGGTTGAGCGACTTCAAGACGAACGAGTACGCCCACCTGATCGGCGGCGGCGTGTTCGAGCGCGCCGAGGAGAACCCGATGCTCGGTTTCCGCGGCGCATCGCGCTACTACGACCCGCGTTACCGCGAGGGCTTCGCGCTCGAGTGCCGGGCGCTCAAGCGGGTGCGCGAGCACATGGGCTTCACGAACGTGATCGTCATGGTGCCGTTCTGCCGCACCCCCGCGGAGGCCGACCGGGTGCTCGAGACCATGGCGCAGAACGGTCTGGTGCGGGGCGAGAACGGTCTCAAGGTCTACATGATGTGTGAGATCCCGTCGAACGTGATCCTCGCGGAGCTGTTCGCGACGAGGTTCGACGGCTTCTCGATCGGCTCGAACGACCTCACCCAGCTCGTGCTCGGAGTCGACCGCGACTCTGAGGAGCTCGCGGGGCTCTTCGACGAGCGCGACGAGGCCGTGACGAGGTCGATCAGCGAAGCGATCCGCAAGGCGCACGAGGCAGGCATCCCCATCGGCATCTGCGGGCAGGGCCCGAGCAACCACCCCGACTTCGCGGCGTTCCTGGTACGCGAGGGCATCGACTCGATCTCGCTCAACCCCGACAGCTTCCTGCGCACGGTGCACCTGATCGCGGATGCCGAGACCGCGACGCTGCAGGCGGCGCGCTGA
- the rpmB gene encoding 50S ribosomal protein L28, with protein MAATCQVTGAIPGFGHNISHSHRRTKRRFDPNVQKKTYYVPSLRRKVTLTLSAKGIKVIDARGIETVVKDILARGEKI; from the coding sequence ATGGCAGCAACCTGCCAAGTAACCGGAGCCATTCCCGGCTTCGGTCACAACATTTCGCACTCGCACCGGCGCACCAAGCGCCGCTTCGACCCGAACGTGCAGAAGAAGACGTACTACGTTCCGTCTCTGCGCCGCAAGGTCACTCTGACCCTCAGTGCCAAGGGGATCAAGGTCATTGACGCCCGCGGCATCGAGACCGTGGTCAAGGACATCCTGGCCCGTGGGGAGAAAATCTAA
- the rpmG gene encoding 50S ribosomal protein L33, giving the protein MAKHQDVRPIIKLRSTAGTGYTYVTKKNRRNDPDRLVLKKYDPVVRKHVEFREER; this is encoded by the coding sequence ATGGCTAAGCACCAGGACGTACGTCCGATCATCAAGCTCCGCTCGACGGCGGGCACCGGCTACACGTATGTGACGAAGAAGAACCGTCGCAACGACCCAGACCGTCTCGTGCTGAAGAAGTACGACCCAGTAGTGCGCAAGCACGTCGAATTCCGCGAGGAGCGCTAA
- the rpsN gene encoding 30S ribosomal protein S14 produces the protein MAKKSMIAKNEQRKVIVARYATKRLELKKALVDPASTDAEREAARLGLQKLPRDASPVRLRGRDAIDGRPRGYLKQFGVSRVRFREMAHRGELPGITKSSW, from the coding sequence ATGGCGAAGAAGAGCATGATTGCCAAGAACGAGCAGCGCAAGGTCATCGTCGCGCGCTACGCGACGAAGCGCCTCGAGCTGAAGAAGGCACTCGTCGACCCCGCGTCGACGGATGCCGAGCGTGAGGCCGCACGCCTCGGACTGCAGAAGCTCCCCCGTGACGCCTCGCCCGTGCGCCTTCGTGGCCGCGACGCGATCGACGGACGCCCGCGTGGGTACCTCAAGCAGTTCGGCGTTTCGCGCGTTCGATTCCGCGAGATGGCGCACCGGGGCGAGTTGCCCGGTATCACCAAGTCAAGCTGGTAA
- a CDS encoding HU family DNA-binding protein has product MADKSLNRTELVAAVAAESGQSQAAVNGVLDALFSTLATSVGEGTKVTIPGWLAIERTHRAARAGRNPSTGEAIQIAAGYGVKVSAGSKLKAAAK; this is encoded by the coding sequence ATGGCTGACAAGTCACTGAACCGCACCGAGCTCGTCGCAGCAGTAGCCGCAGAGTCTGGCCAGAGCCAGGCCGCAGTGAACGGCGTGCTCGACGCACTGTTCTCGACCCTCGCGACCTCGGTCGGCGAAGGCACCAAGGTCACGATCCCGGGATGGCTCGCCATTGAGCGCACCCACCGTGCCGCTCGCGCCGGACGCAACCCGTCCACGGGTGAGGCCATCCAGATCGCCGCCGGATACGGTGTCAAGGTCAGCGCCGGCAGCAAGCTCAAGGCCGCCGCGAAGTAA
- a CDS encoding cytochrome c oxidase assembly protein, which translates to MSRPLRILGPALLLAVALVSLLAALEFGGAAAAPALADPGALVRYGLPISKLFVNIGAAGTIGALVLVSFALSRDKPEFDRALDFAAGSAAFWTVASAATGFFTFLNVYLEPLSFDARFGELLGAFFTEVDFGQAWLATTLIAAVTTVLCFAVRGRTLLLFVTVFAIAGLVPMAQQGHAAGAAGHDAAISSLGLHLVFAAIWLGGLLTIVAIRSKIDPDRLGTIVGRYSSFALVSFIVVAVSGYVNASLRVGSLDGLLRPYGILVVVKVVALIALGLFGAVQRRFLIGRMLRDGATRGRAFWWLISAEFAFMGIASGVAAALARTDPLVPQVLVTTTPAYILTGEPLPPEATPLRYLTEWRFDVIWVLAVAFLAFFYLAGVWRLHKRGDTWPIHRTILWLAGLALLFYVTNGGLNVYEKYLFSAHMLAHMILGMMIPVLLVPAAPATLALRAIAKRADGSRGPREWIMIAVHSRIAGLLANPIIAAVIFAGSLWLFYYSPLFSWATTDHIGHQWMLVHFLITGYLFVQSLIGVDPVPYRAPYPLRLVLLLGTMAFHAFFGLSLMTGTGLLLADWYGAMGRPWGVSALADQQTAGGIAWSVGEIPTIILAIVVAVMWSRSDTKEAKRLDRKAARDGDVDLTDYNQMLEKLSHR; encoded by the coding sequence GTGTCTCGGCCTCTTCGCATCCTCGGACCGGCCCTCCTACTGGCCGTCGCACTGGTCAGCCTGCTCGCGGCCCTCGAGTTCGGGGGCGCCGCCGCGGCTCCCGCCCTCGCCGACCCGGGCGCGCTTGTGCGCTACGGACTGCCGATCTCCAAGCTGTTCGTCAACATCGGTGCCGCCGGCACCATCGGCGCCCTCGTGCTAGTGAGTTTCGCACTCAGCCGCGACAAGCCCGAGTTTGACCGGGCTCTCGATTTCGCCGCCGGATCCGCCGCTTTCTGGACCGTCGCCTCCGCCGCCACGGGCTTCTTCACCTTCCTGAACGTGTACCTCGAGCCGTTGTCGTTCGACGCCCGGTTCGGGGAGCTGCTCGGTGCCTTCTTCACCGAGGTGGATTTCGGCCAGGCCTGGCTCGCCACCACCCTCATCGCCGCCGTCACGACGGTGCTGTGCTTCGCGGTGCGAGGCAGAACACTACTGCTGTTCGTCACCGTCTTCGCGATCGCCGGCCTCGTGCCGATGGCGCAGCAGGGCCACGCCGCGGGTGCCGCCGGCCACGACGCCGCGATCTCCTCGCTCGGCCTGCACCTCGTCTTCGCGGCGATCTGGCTCGGCGGACTGCTCACGATCGTCGCGATCCGCTCGAAGATCGACCCGGACCGCCTCGGCACGATCGTCGGCCGCTACTCCTCGTTCGCCCTCGTGAGCTTCATCGTCGTCGCGGTCTCCGGCTACGTGAACGCGTCGTTGCGGGTGGGCTCCCTCGATGGGCTGCTGCGCCCCTACGGCATCCTGGTGGTGGTCAAGGTAGTCGCGCTCATCGCCCTGGGCCTGTTCGGGGCGGTCCAACGCCGGTTCCTGATCGGACGGATGCTGCGCGACGGCGCCACGCGCGGCCGCGCCTTCTGGTGGCTCATCAGCGCCGAGTTCGCGTTTATGGGCATCGCCTCCGGTGTGGCCGCAGCCCTCGCCCGCACCGACCCGCTCGTGCCCCAGGTGCTCGTGACGACGACACCGGCCTACATTCTCACGGGGGAGCCGCTGCCGCCGGAGGCGACTCCGCTGCGCTACCTCACCGAGTGGCGCTTCGACGTGATCTGGGTGCTCGCTGTGGCCTTCCTCGCCTTCTTCTACCTCGCCGGGGTCTGGCGGCTGCACAAGCGCGGCGACACGTGGCCGATCCACCGCACGATCCTCTGGCTCGCCGGACTCGCGCTGCTCTTCTACGTCACCAACGGTGGGCTCAACGTCTACGAGAAGTACCTGTTCAGCGCCCACATGCTCGCCCACATGATCCTCGGGATGATGATCCCGGTGCTCCTTGTGCCGGCCGCCCCGGCGACCCTCGCGCTGCGGGCGATCGCCAAGCGCGCCGACGGCAGCCGCGGCCCACGCGAATGGATCATGATCGCGGTGCACTCGAGAATCGCCGGCCTACTGGCGAACCCCATCATCGCCGCGGTCATCTTCGCCGGCTCCCTCTGGCTGTTCTACTACTCCCCGCTGTTCAGCTGGGCGACGACCGACCACATCGGCCACCAATGGATGCTCGTGCACTTCCTCATCACCGGCTACCTCTTCGTGCAGTCCCTCATCGGCGTTGACCCCGTGCCCTACCGCGCGCCCTACCCTCTGCGGCTCGTGCTGCTGCTCGGCACCATGGCGTTCCACGCATTCTTCGGCCTCTCGCTGATGACCGGAACGGGACTCCTGCTCGCCGACTGGTACGGCGCGATGGGCCGCCCCTGGGGTGTCTCGGCGCTTGCCGACCAACAGACGGCCGGCGGAATCGCGTGGAGTGTCGGCGAGATTCCAACGATCATTCTCGCGATCGTCGTCGCCGTCATGTGGTCGCGCAGCGACACCAAGGAGGCGAAGCGGCTCGACCGCAAGGCGGCGCGCGACGGCGACGTGGACCTCACCGACTATAACCAGATGCTCGAGAAGCTCAGCCACCGGTGA
- a CDS encoding ATP-dependent DNA helicase, producing MSSSPITLSAEQQALFDAIETTREHIFVTGRAGTGKSTLLNHLSWNTSKQIVICAPTGVAALNVGGQTIHSLFRLPIGVIADRKIEQNADVRKLLNTIETLVIDEVSMVNADLLDAIDRALRQARQRPLEAFGGVQVVLFGDPYQLAPVPGDADERAYFADQYRSMWFFDAKVWDEADLRIFELNTIHRQHEEEFKAMLNAVRHGSVTAEIAGRLNETGARPAPASGAITLATRNDTVNAINARALAGLPGRVLTAKAEITGEFGGRAFPADDALQLKVGARVMFLRNDADQRWVNGSVGTVTAISSTVFVEVDGEEHQVQPAIWEKFKYSYSPATKELKRDIVAEFQQFPLRLAWAVTIHKSQGKTYDRAIVDLGQRSFAPGQTYVALSRIAALEGLFLTRPLRPSDIIVDRDVRRFMEKAQAIPAIRA from the coding sequence GTGAGCAGCTCCCCGATTACCCTCTCCGCCGAACAGCAGGCCCTGTTCGACGCGATCGAGACCACCCGCGAACACATCTTCGTGACCGGTCGTGCCGGCACCGGCAAGTCGACGCTGTTGAACCACCTGTCGTGGAACACCTCGAAGCAGATCGTGATTTGCGCCCCGACCGGCGTCGCGGCGCTCAACGTCGGCGGGCAGACCATCCACTCGCTCTTCCGCCTGCCGATCGGCGTGATCGCCGACCGCAAGATCGAGCAGAACGCCGACGTGCGCAAGCTGCTCAACACGATCGAGACCCTCGTGATCGACGAGGTCTCGATGGTCAACGCCGACCTGCTCGACGCCATCGACCGGGCGCTGCGGCAGGCGCGCCAGCGACCGCTCGAGGCGTTTGGGGGAGTGCAGGTCGTGCTGTTCGGCGACCCGTACCAACTCGCGCCGGTGCCGGGGGATGCCGACGAGCGCGCCTACTTCGCCGACCAGTACCGTTCGATGTGGTTCTTCGACGCGAAGGTGTGGGACGAGGCCGACCTGCGCATCTTCGAGCTCAACACCATCCACCGCCAGCACGAGGAAGAGTTCAAGGCGATGCTCAACGCCGTGCGCCACGGCTCGGTGACGGCCGAGATCGCGGGGCGCCTCAACGAGACGGGCGCGCGGCCGGCACCGGCATCCGGGGCCATCACGCTCGCGACCCGAAACGACACGGTCAACGCGATCAACGCGAGAGCCCTCGCCGGACTGCCGGGGCGCGTGCTCACCGCCAAGGCCGAGATCACCGGCGAATTCGGGGGCCGCGCGTTCCCAGCGGATGATGCGCTGCAGCTCAAGGTGGGTGCGCGTGTGATGTTCCTGCGCAACGATGCCGACCAGCGCTGGGTCAACGGGTCGGTGGGAACGGTCACCGCCATCTCGTCGACCGTCTTCGTCGAGGTCGACGGCGAGGAGCACCAGGTGCAGCCGGCGATCTGGGAGAAGTTCAAGTATTCCTACTCGCCGGCGACGAAGGAGCTCAAGCGCGACATCGTCGCCGAGTTCCAGCAGTTTCCGCTGCGCCTGGCCTGGGCGGTGACGATCCACAAGTCGCAGGGCAAGACCTATGACCGGGCGATCGTCGACCTCGGCCAGCGCTCGTTCGCGCCCGGCCAGACCTATGTCGCGCTCAGCCGCATCGCGGCGCTCGAGGGCCTGTTCCTGACCAGGCCGCTGAGGCCGTCGGACATCATCGTCGACCGAGACGTTCGCCGTTTTATGGAGAAGGCGCAGGCGATCCCTGCGATCCGGGCCTGA
- a CDS encoding DUF4383 domain-containing protein, with translation MTKSPNRLLATVFGVVYLLVGLLGFTVTGGVSFFDTSGGLLLGLFEVNVFHNVAHLLIGAALLIAGVSNVAAARGVNIAVGAAYLLLGIVGLFLIGTSANILAINAADNVLHFASAAVLLAVGLGADKKVRAARA, from the coding sequence ATGACCAAGTCACCCAATCGTCTGCTCGCCACCGTCTTCGGTGTCGTCTACCTGCTCGTCGGCCTGCTGGGCTTCACCGTCACGGGAGGCGTCAGCTTCTTCGACACGTCCGGCGGGCTGCTACTCGGCCTGTTCGAGGTGAACGTGTTCCACAACGTCGCGCACCTGTTGATCGGTGCCGCACTGCTCATCGCCGGTGTGTCGAACGTCGCCGCCGCGCGCGGCGTGAACATCGCCGTTGGAGCCGCCTACCTGCTGCTCGGTATCGTCGGCCTCTTCCTTATCGGCACGTCGGCCAACATCCTCGCCATCAACGCGGCCGACAACGTGCTGCACTTCGCGAGCGCCGCCGTGCTGCTCGCCGTCGGCCTGGGTGCCGACAAGAAGGTGCGCGCCGCGCGCGCGTAG
- a CDS encoding dienelactone hydrolase family protein, whose amino-acid sequence MTEIVPIPSPGVALEYGEPGNPIVVLIHDWFGRLPSLGFYAEALVRHGFRVVVPDLYNGVATTDEVTAQRLLDELDVGFALSLIDDAIEEGRAQGSDRVGVIGFAMGGWIALLHAQAGSADAVVAYYASLEGKDHGVIPCPVQLHLAANDDWAEGQDPDSFVDRLKEHGTPVSRYAYPGTRHGFANATIPRSLHAQSASLAYARAARFLELHLLE is encoded by the coding sequence ATGACCGAGATCGTGCCGATCCCCTCCCCCGGGGTGGCGCTCGAGTACGGCGAGCCCGGCAACCCGATCGTCGTCCTGATTCACGACTGGTTCGGCCGGCTGCCGAGCCTCGGTTTCTACGCCGAGGCGCTTGTACGGCACGGGTTCCGGGTGGTCGTTCCCGACCTGTACAACGGGGTCGCGACGACCGACGAGGTCACGGCGCAGCGGCTGCTCGACGAGCTCGACGTCGGCTTCGCCCTCTCCCTCATCGACGATGCCATCGAGGAGGGCCGCGCGCAGGGCTCCGACCGGGTGGGCGTCATCGGGTTCGCCATGGGCGGCTGGATCGCGCTCCTGCACGCCCAGGCCGGGTCGGCGGATGCCGTGGTCGCCTACTACGCGAGCCTTGAGGGCAAGGACCACGGCGTCATCCCCTGCCCGGTGCAGCTGCACCTTGCCGCCAACGACGACTGGGCCGAGGGCCAGGATCCCGACTCCTTCGTCGATCGACTCAAGGAGCACGGCACACCGGTCAGCCGGTATGCCTACCCCGGCACCCGGCACGGCTTCGCGAACGCGACGATCCCGAGATCGCTCCACGCCCAGTCCGCCTCCCTCGCCTACGCGAGAGCAGCAAGATTCCTCGAACTCCACCTTCTGGAGTAG
- the fliW gene encoding flagellar assembly protein FliW, whose product MSAALTFLTPPPGLEPLLDFTLDDIAGAAGVYSLQSAADDRIRLFVLDAGVFLPEYSPEISDVQGSALDLTTGEDAMVLVVANPGGDGTTVNLLAPIVVNSTTGRCVQVILDDQAWSMHERLTPQH is encoded by the coding sequence ATGAGCGCGGCCCTCACCTTCCTCACGCCTCCTCCCGGGCTCGAGCCCCTCCTCGACTTCACCCTCGACGACATCGCCGGGGCCGCCGGGGTCTACTCGTTGCAGTCCGCCGCCGACGACCGCATCCGCCTCTTCGTGCTCGACGCCGGCGTCTTCCTGCCCGAATACTCTCCGGAGATCTCGGATGTACAGGGGTCGGCACTCGACCTCACAACAGGGGAGGACGCGATGGTGCTCGTGGTGGCCAACCCCGGAGGCGACGGCACCACCGTCAATCTCCTGGCCCCCATCGTGGTCAACTCCACGACAGGACGCTGTGTGCAGGTCATCCTCGACGACCAGGCCTGGTCCATGCACGAGAGGCTGACACCCCAGCACTGA